DNA from Serinibacter salmoneus:
TCCAGCACGATGAACGCGTCGTTCAGGGTGCGTCCACGCATGTAGGCCAGGGGGGCGACCTCGATCGTGCCCGAGGCCATCAACCGGGGGATGGAGTCCGGGTCGAGCATGTCGTGCAGCGCGTCGTACAGCGGGCGCAGGTACGGGTCGATCTTGTCGGTCAGCGTGCCGGGGAGGAAGCCGAGCCGTTCACCCGCCTCCACCGCCGGCCGGGTCAGCAGGATCCGGGAGACCTGCTTGGCCTGGAGCGCCTGCACCGCCTTGGCCATCGCGAGGTAGGTCTTCCCGGTTCCGGCCGGGCCGATACCGAACGTCACGGTGGAGCGGTCGATGGCGTCGACGTAGTCCTTCTGCCCCACCGTCTTGGGGCGGATGGTGCGACCCCTGGAGGAGAGGATGTTGGTGGTCAGCACGCGCGAGGGCGTCACCGTGCCCGCGTCCCGGAGCATGCCGATGGCGCGGTCCACGGCGTCCGCCGTGAGCGGCTGCCCGGAGCGCGCCACGGCCGCGAGTTCGGCCATGAGGTTCGCAGCCAGGTCGGCCTCGCCGTCGGGGCCGGCCAGGGTCACCGTGCTGCCGCGCAGGTGGACCTCGAGGGTGGGGAAGCCGCGTTCGACGGCGCGCATCACCTCATCGCGCGGCCCGACGAATGCGCGCATGTCCAGGTCCTCGCCGAGTTGGACGACTCGCGTCGCCTCCGCCCGGGGGATGCCGCCGGAGCTCGGATCCTGTGCCACTAACGCCCCGCGAACTTGTCGCGCAACCGGGAGAACATCCCGGCGCCCACGGGAGCCACCCTGGCCTCGGGCCGTTCCTCGCCGCGCAACTGCGCGAGTTCGTGCAGCAGTTCGGTCTGGCGTTCGTCCAAATTGGTGGGCACCGTGATGTCGAGGTGGATGTGCAGGTCACCTCGCCCGTGGCCGCGCAGTCTGCCCATGCCCTTACCGCGCAGGGTGATGACGGCGTCGCCCTGCGTGCCCGGGGCGATGTCCACCTCCTGGGGGCCGTCCAGGGTGTCCAGGGTCACCGTGGTGCCGAGCGCTGCGGCGGTCATCGGCAGCGCGGAGGTGCAGTGCAGGTCGTCACCGCGGCGGGTGAAGATCGGGTGCCGCTTCTCGTGGATCTCCACGTACAGGTCGCCGGCGGGCCCGCCGCCCGGGCCGACCTCGCCCTGCGCCACCAGCTTGATGCGGGTGCCGTCCTCGACCCCGGCGGGCACGTCCACGTCGATCGTGCGGCGGGTCCGCACCCGGCCCTCACCGGAGCACTCCGGGCACGGCTCGGGAATCGTGGAGCCGAAACCCTGGCAGGCGTCGCAACGCTGCTGTGTCATGACGTTGCCCAGGAACGAGCGGGCCACGCGCTGCACCGAACCGCGGCCACCGCACACGGTGCACGGCTTGGGACTGGTCCCCGGGCGCGCACACGATCCGTGGCAGGTGGAGCAGACCACAGCGGTGTCGACCGGGATCTCCTTGTGCGCGCCGAACGCCTCCTCCTCCAGGGTCAGTTCGATCGGCACCAGGGCATCCTGCCCGCGCCGGGCGCGCGGGATGGGGCCGCGGCCCCCGCCGCCGCCCGCTGCAGCACCGAAGAACGACTCGAAGATGTCGCTGAAGGCGAAGCCCGCACCCGCGCCACCCGCACCGCCGTCCATGCCGCCGGAGTCGTAGCGCTGACGCTTGGCGGGGTCGCTGAGGACGTCGTGGGCCACGGAGATCTCCTTGAACTTCTCCGCGCCCTCGTCGCCCATCACATCGGGGTGGTACTTGCGCGCCAACTTGCGGTAGGCGCGCTTGATCTCCTCGGTCGAGGCGTCGCGGGAGACGCCGAGGCTCTGGTAGTAGTCAGTCACGTAGGTGTGTTTCCTTGCCGTCGGGTTGATGCGCCGTGGGTGGGAGCTCTCACGAGTTCACCACGTGGGAGAGGTACCGCGCCACGGCGCGCACCGCCGCCATGGCTCCGGGATAGTCCATACGGGTGGGTCCGAGCACCCCGAGGAAGGCCAGGGCGTCGGAGGAGGTCTCGCCGCCGTAGGGCGAGGCGACCACGGAGGTCTCCGCGAGGCCCTCGTGCTTGGTCTCGGCCCCGATGCGAACCGCGACCTGGAGGTCGTCGTCACTGCCATCGGCCGCCATCTCGGCGAGCAGCCGCATGATCACGACCTGCTCCTCGATCGCCTCGAGGACCGGGGAGATCGTCTGTGCGAAGTCGACACCGGAGCGCGCGAGGTTCGCCGTACCCGCCATGACGATCCGATCCTCCACCTCCTCCATCAGCGTCTCGGAGATGACATCGGCGACGGCGTCGACGACCGGGACCAGGGAGGGCTCCACCTGGTGGGCCACCCGGGTCAGCGCCGCGCGCAGGGTGGGCATGCGCAGGCCGGCGGCGGCCACGTTCAGGCGGGCGCGCAGGTCCGCGACCGTCACCTCGTCGAGGACGGGTGAGGGGCCGGGCGTGGCGGGGGCCGCGACCATGCGCTGCTCGACCCGTCCCGAGTCCGTGATCATGACCACGAGCAGCCGCTCGCCCCCGAGCGGCACGAGCTCCACATGCCGCAGCGCGGAGCGACGCAGGGAGGGGTACTGGACCACCGCGACCTGATGGGTGAGCTGGGCCAACAGCCGGACCGTCCGGTTCACGGCGTCGTCCAGGTCCACCGACTGCTCCAGGAACGACTCGATCGCGCGCCGCTCGGGCGCGGTCAGTGGCTTGATCGAGGCCAGATGGTCCACGAACAGTCGGTACCCGGTGTCGGTGGGGATGCGGCCGGCCGAGGTGTGCGGCTGCGCGATGTAGCCGGCGTCCTCGAGGGCGGCCATGTCGTTGCGGATCGTGGCCGGGGAGACCCCGAGGTTGTGACGCTCCACGAGGCTGCGCGAACCCACGGGCTCGCGGGTCGCGACGTAATCGGACACGATGGCCCGCAGCACGTCGAGTCGACGGTCCGTACTCATGGAATCACCTCCGGCGGCCAGCACTCTCGATGGGTGAGTGCCAATTCTACGCGCTCCCTCGCCTCACCCCTTCGGGCGCGTCGCGCACCGCCCCCACGCGATCGACTTCCTACGCTGCCAGCATGCCCGATCTGTACGGACGAGATGTCCTCGCCAGCACGAGCCCACACGAGGATCCCCGGGTGCGCACCGGCTCACGCGCCGTGACCCGCGACGTCGAGGCCGCGCCCGGCCTGGTGGTGGAGGACGTCACCTCGGGGTACGTGGGCGAGGTGATCACCGTGGAGAAGACCAACGGTGGGCACGTGGTGGTGCTCGAGGACCGCCGCGGGGCGCGACGCTCCTTCCCGCTGGGCCCGGGGTTCTGGATCGAGGGCAAGCCGGTGCGGCTCGTGCGGCCGCGACCGAAGTCCGCACCCGCCCGGCCGTCCCGGACGGCGTCCGGCTCCGTCGCCGTCCACGGGGCGAGGGCGCGCGTGGCCCGCGCGTCCCGGATCTGGGTGGAGGGCAAGCACGACGCCGAGCTCGTGGAGAAGGTCTGGGGCGACGACCTGCGCCTGGAGGGGATCGTCGTGGAGCTCCTGCAGGGTGCGGACCATCTCGAGGAGATCCTCACGCAGTTCGCCCCCGCACCCCAGCGCCGCGCCGGGGTGCTGCTGGATCACCTGGTGTCCGGCTCCAAGGAGAGCCGTCTCGCCGCCCAGGTACTGCACGGCCTCGGTGCCGCCGCGCAACACGTGAAGGTGCTCGGGCACCCGTACGTGGATGTGTGGCAGGCCGTGAAGCCCGAGCGGGTGGGGCTGCGAGCGTGGCCGGATGTACCGCGCGGCACCGACATCAAGGTGGGGTCGCTCGCGGCGCTGGGATGGCCCCGGCGCACGCAGGCCGATATCGCCCAGGGATGGGCCCGCATCCTCGGGTCGGTCCGCGATTACCGGGACCTGTCCCCCGCGCTCCTGGGCCGGGTGGAGGAACTGGTGGACTTCGTCACGATCGAGTGAGTCGGGATGTCACAAGGGCCGGCGGGAATGTTCCCGCCGGCCCCTCGCTGTGAGCGCACCGTGCGCTCACTCGATCCGTCTCCCTCAGGCAGCGACCGTGCCGCCCGTCACGCGGCGGTAGAACACCGCGATGGAGAGCATCGCCCACGGCATCGTGACCAGAAGTCCGATGAAGCACGCCAGGAGACCCACGAGCGGCGCCGCGAGCTGGGTGACCAACAGCAGCAGGATCACGGGCACGGCGTTCTTCATCGCCACGTCCACGCTGGCCTTGATCGCGTCCATGAAGCCCATATTGCGGTCGATCGCGAAGTAGAGCGCGAACATCCCGAAGAAGAAGACCACGTACGCGCCGATCCAGGTCCAGCCCACCAGGCCGGAGGCGATGCCGAGCAGCAGAGCGACCACGATCGCGGAACCGATGTTGCGGAAGGTGAAGAAGTCACCCAGGCGCGCGCGCCCGTTGTCCACGATCGACAGTGCGCCGTTGATGATCCCGATCTGCGCAAAGAACCCGGCCAGTGCGCTCACGACCCCGACCACGATCGTGCCGCCGACGCTGATGCCCGATCCGAGCGCGGCCATCGCTTCGGAGTCCGAGGTGCTGGTCGCGATGGACGGTGCCAGGACGATGGCGTACAGCGCACCGATCACGATGCTCAGCCCGATGCCCCAGATCAGGAACGCCCCGAGGAGCACACCGAAGTTCTTCCACAGTCGGGACCATGCGATCGACAGCGCCGTGCCGAGATCGTTCGGCGGAGCGACCGGAGCCGCCCCGTAGGCTCCGGAGGGCGGGGGTGGCGGCGGCGGGAAGGCGCCGTACCCCCCCTGGCCTCCGGCGGGCGGCGTGCCGTAGGAGGGGGGCGGGGGCTGGGTGCCGTAGCCAGGCGGGGGCGGGGGCGGGGTCTGCCCCGCGCCCGGTTGGTTGTCCCAGGGGTTGTTCGGCGGCTGATCTCCCGCGGCGTCGTCGGGCCGGTCCGGGTCGGGCGGGGGGTATGGCGTGGACATGAGTTCCTCCTAGGTCAAGGCGTGAACGACCGCGTCAGCAAGAAGCCTCCCACGCCGCGTCAAGTGCAGGCGAGCATCATGGCAGGTCACCAGCCCGTCCCGCTCGAGTTGCGCCACGCTGCCCGCATCCAGGCCCGCCACCGGGAAGCCCTCGGCCAGGCGCGTGCCCAGCAGCACCCGCTCCAACTCCCGGGCGGTCGCATCCAGCAGTTCCCTGCCCGCCGCGGGGCTCTCCCCCCGCGCCAGCCGGCCGGCGTACGCCCTCGGGTGCTTCACGTTCCACCACCGCACGCCCCCGATGTGGCTGTGCGCGCCGGGACCGATCCCCCACCAGTCCTCACCGCGCCAGTACGCGAGGTTGTGACGGCAACGGTCATCCGGGGTACGCGCCCAGTTGCTGATCTCGTACCAGGAGTACCCGCCCGCCGCGAGCAGATCGTCGGCGAGCTCGTACTTCGCGGCCTCGTCGTCGCCGGTGGGCGCGGGCAGTTCACCCCGCCGCACCCGGCGGTGCAGGGCCGTGCCGGGCTCCACGGTCAGCGCATAGGCCGAGATGTGATCGGGTTCGAGGGCCAGCGCCCCCTCCAGGCTCGCGCGCCACTGCGCCAGGCTCTCCCCCGGCGTGCCGTAGATGAGGTCCACCGAGACCGCCAGGCCGGCCTCCTTCGCCCAGGCCACCACCTCGGGCACCCGGCGCGGGTCGTGCGTGCGGTCCAGGGTGGCCAGCACCTCCGGCACCACGGACTGCACCCCGAAGGAGACCCGGGTGAACCCGCCCTCGCGCAGCCGCGCGAGGCTCGCGGGGCTCACCGAGTCGGGATTCGCCTCCGTGGTCACCTCGGCGGCCTCCGCGATCCCCCAGGCCTCCCGCACCGCCGCCAGCATGCGCACCAGGTCATCGGCGGGGAGCATCGTGGGGGTCCCCCCTCCCACGAAGACGGTGCCGACCTCGCGCGCGGGCAGACCGGCGCGGTGCATCACGTCGCGCGCGAGCGCGATCTCCCGCAGCGCGTCCTCGGCGTAGGTGGCAGCGCTCGCCCCGCCGCCGAGTTCCGTGGCGGTGTAGGTGTTGAAGTCGCAGTACCCGCACCGCGCCGCGCAGAACGGCACGTGCAGATACACCCCGAAGGCGCGCTCCTGCGCCCCGCCGAGCACCTCGGGAGGCAACGAGCCATCGCGCGGGGCGGCTTCGCCGTCGGGCAGCGCGGGGCTCACCGCGGCTCCCCCACAGCCTCGGGCCGTACGGGCGCCACTACTTGGCGTCCTTGGATTCCTTGCCGCCGCCGGCATCGGAGGAGAGCGCGGCGATGAAGGCCTCCTGCGGCACGTCCACCCGCCCGATGGTCTTCATCCGCTTCTTGCCCTCCTTCTGCTTCTCCAGGAGTTTGCGCTTTCGGGAGATGTCACCGCCGTAGCACTTGGCGAGCACGTCCTTGCGGATGGCGCGGATCGTCTCGCGGGCGATGATCCGCGAGCCCACGGCCGCCTGGATGGGCACCTCGAACTGCTGCCGCGGGATGAGTTCCTTGAGCTTGCCCGCCATCGCCACGCCATAGGCGTAGGCCTTGTCCTTGTGCACGATCGCGCTGAAGGCGTCCACGGTCTCGCCCTGCAGCAGGATGTCGACCTTCACCAGGTCCGCGACCGCATCACCCGTGGTCTCGTAGTCCAGCGACGCGTAGCCGCGGGTGCGGGACTTCAGCTGGTCGAAGAAGTCGAAGACGATCTCGGCGAGCGGGAGCTCATAGCGCATCTCCACGCGCTCCTCCGACAGGTAGTCCATCCCCAGCAGGTTGCCGCGCCGGTTCTGGCACAGCTCCATGACCGCGCCGATGAACTCGCTCGGCATGAGGATCGTGGCGCGCACCATGGGCTCGCGCACCTCGCGGATCTTCCCCGCGGGGTACTCACTGGGGTTGGTGACCTCGTGCTCGGTGCCGTCCTCCATCGTGACGTCGTAGATGACGTTCGGGGCGGTGGAGATGAGGTCGAGGTTGAACTCCCGCTCCAGCCGCTCCCGGACGATCTCCAGGTGCAGCAGCCCCAGGAACCCGCAGCGGAACCCGAACCCCAGCGCGGCGGAGGTCTCGGGCTCGTACACCAGCGCGGCGTCGTTGAGCTTGAGCTTGTCCAGGGCGTCGCGCAGCACCGGGTAGTCCGAGCCGTCGATCGGGTACAGGCCGGAGTAGACCATCGGCTTGGGGTCGCGGTACCCGCCGATCTCGTGCTCTGCCGGTTGACGCGAACTGGTCACGGTGTCACCCACGCGGGACTGGCGCACATCCTTCACGCCCGTGATGAGATAGCCCACCTCGCCGACGCCGAGGCCCTTGGTGGGCACCGGTTCGGGGGCGCTGACGCCGATCTCCAACAGGTCGTGCGAAGCGCCCGTGGACATCATGAGGATCCGCTCGCGCGGGGAGAGCTGCCCGTCCACCACGCGAACGTAGGTGACCACGCCGCGGTAGGTGTCGTAGACGGAGTCGAAGATCATCGCGCGCGCCGGGGCGTCCGGATCGCCCACCGGCGGGGTGAAGTCGCCCACGATCCGGTCCAGCAGGGCCTCGACTCCCGCACCGGTCTTCCCCGAGACCTTCAGGCAGTCCTCCGGGTCGCCACCGATCAGGCCCGCGAGTTCCTCGGCGTACTTCTCCGGCTGCGCCGCGGGCAGATCGATCTTGTTCAGCACCGGGATGATCGTGAGGTCGTTCTCCAGCGCCAGGTACAGGTTCGCCAGCGTCTGCGCCTCGATGCCCTGCGCCGCGTCCACGAGCAGCACCGCGCCCTCGCAGGCGGCCAGGGACCGGGAGACCTCATAGGTGAAGTCCACGTGCCCGGGGGTGTCGATCATGTTCAGCGCGTAGGCCTTGTCCCCCACCTGCCACGGCATCCGCACCGCCTGGGACTTGATGGTGATGCCGCGCTCACGCTCGATGTCCATCCGGTCCAGGTACTGCGCGCGCATCGCCCGCTGCTCCACCACGCCGGTGAGCTGCAGCATCCGGTCGGCCAGGGTCGACTTGCCGTGGTCGATGTGAGCAATGATGCAGAAGTTGCGCAGGAGCTCGGGCGGGGTTGCCGCGGGCTGGATCGTCGCGGCGAGCGCAGGCGAAGGAATGGGCACGCTGACTCCGGGTCGAGGACGGGAACGAACCAGTATCGTCCCATGATCATGGAGACCTCCTCGCTCCCCGCGCCGTGGCGCCCCCCGGGTGACGACCTCGACGCGCTGGAACTGCTGCAAGAGCAATTCGCCCGCACCGTGGAGGTGGCGGGCGAGGCGGGGCTGGGTGCCCCGATCCCGTGGTGCGGCACCTGGCGGGTGCGCGATCTGGTGGACCACCTCGCCCGGATCCACCACTGGGCCGCCGCCCGGGCGAGGCGCGAGCGCGAGGCGCCGCTCGGCCGGGGCTCCTTGCCGCTACCGACCTTCTACCGGGAGCAGGCGGCCGAACTCGCGGGCACGCTGCGGGCGCTGGATCCGGACGCCCCGGCCTGGACGCTGCTGGACGACGACGCGGCCCCCGCCGAGCCCACCGGCACGGTGCGCTTCTGGCACCGCCGCCAGAAGCTGGAGACCCTGATCCACCTGTGGGACCTGCGCACGGCGCTCGGCCTGGACCTGGGGCCGCTCGGGCCGGCAGTCGACGCCGAGACTCGCGCGGCGCTGTGGGAGGACTGCGTGGCGGAGGTGACCGAGGTGATGCACCCGCGCCAGCTCCGGCTGGGGCGGGCACCCGCGCCGGGTGTGCGGATCACGCTGGTCGATCCGCGCCGAGGCCCCTGGGTACTGACCGGGGCACCGCGGGGCGCGCCGGAGGTGAGGATCACCGCGGACGCGCTGGATCTCTCCCTGTTGCTCTGGGGACGCGCCCGGCTGGGACAGGCGCGATTCGCCGTCGTGGGCGAGGCCTCCTGGATCACCGAGGCCGAACGGGTCCTGACCACCCACCTCACGCCCTGAGCGAATCCCCCTGGTCTCCCCCGGGCCCGCATGGGAGATTGGGATCATGACCGATCAGGGACAGGGTCCGGGAGTCGACTGGCGCAGCATCGGGCGCGGTGGATCGCGCGCCGTGGGATCGCCCACGCTCGGCCTGATCATCCTGGGCGCCGTCATGGTCGGTCTGCTGTTCACCACCACCATCGGGCTCGAGGGCGCCGGGGCCTGGGTGGTGCGGGTGGTGGCCGGTGTGCTCGCGATCCCCGTGGTGTGGCTCGCGATCCGGCGCCAGCAGGTGCTCGCGCGGCTCGCGGAGATGGAACGCACCGGGGAGCATCCGGACAACGTGGTGCGCACGGTGACGACCTCGGGCGATCAGGTGGAGATCATCGTCTCCGGAGCCGAACGCTCCGTGGTGCCGCGCCTGGGCGTGGGCGGGCTGGCCGCTCTCAGCGTGGCGACCCTGGTCTCCTGTGGCCTCTCCTTCGGGCTGATCCTCATCGTCGGGCTCGCACGGCTGATCTGATCCCCCACCACGCGCCGGAAGGTGGCTAGTGTCGTAGGCCGGTCGGCCCATGGGGGGTGTCGGTCGACCGGGCACTGACCGTCGGCACCCACCAGAGAGGGGGGTTCGATGACCCGTCTGCCCAGCACAACCGTCCGCATCCTCGCCGTCCCCGCGGTCTGCGCCGTCCTCGCCCCGTGCACCACGCCGGAAGTGCGCGACGAGTCGGGGGAGATCGTGGAGGGCGGGGACACGAGCGCCTTCCAACTCCGGATCGGCGACTGCTACAACGACCCCACCGCTTCGTCGCAGGACGAGGCCGGGGAGCTCGGGTCGGTGCCGACCGTGCCGTGCAGCGAACCGCACCAGTACGAGGTGTTCGCGGAGCAGACCCGCAGCGAGACCGACTTCCCCGGTGAGGCCGCGCTCGCGACCATGGCCGAGGACTACTGCGGCGCCGAGTGGGACGCGTTCATCGGCGTGCCCTACGAGGAGTCGGCGCTGTACGCCAGTTATCTCTACCCGAGCCAGGAGAGCTGGACCGAACTGGACGATCGGCTCATCACCTGCGTGGTGTACGAGCCGGACACCACGCACACCGAGTCCCTGCGCGGCGCCGGCTACTGACGCCGAGCAGCGGTCCGCGTCCGGTGTCCACGCCCGCTCAGGCCTCCAGGGTGAGCGCCACCTGAACGGACTGCTGGGACTGGCCACCTCCGGCGAACACGCCGCGCAGCGGGGTGACGTCGTTGTACTCCCGGCCCCGCGCGACGACCACGTGGTGGTCGCTCACGGCGCATCGGTTCGTGGGATCCCACGGGTACCACTCGCCGCACCAGAACTCGATCCAGGCGTGGGACTCGCCGAGGAACGTCTCCCCCGCCACGGCCTCGTGACCCAGCGGGTGCAGGTAGCCGGAGACATAGCGCGCCGGGATCCCGAGGCTGCGCAGCGCGCCGAGCACCAGGTGGGCGATGTCCTGACAGACCCCCGAGCGCTGCGCCCACGCCTCGGCGGCGCGGGTGTGCACGCCCGTGACACCGGGCACGTACTCCACGGCCGAGCGCACCGCCTCGCACACCGCGAGGGCGGCCTCCACGGGGCTGCGGCCGCCGCCGCACTCCAGCGCGAGGGCCGCGAGCTCGTCGCTCGGGGCCGTGGCCTCGGTGTTGGCCAGGAACTCCGCCAGGCGGTCGGCGATCGAGGGCTCGGTCAGGGTGGACCACTCCACCCTCTCCGCCACCCCCGTGGCGCCGGGATCGGGCCTCGGCTGCAGGTCCACCGTGGACTCCGAGGTCACCACGAGTTCCGAGTGGGTGCGCAGTACCTCGAACGCGGTGACCTGCGTGCCCCAGTAGTCGCGGTACTCGGTGCTCCAGGTGCTCGGACTCGCCGAGAGCCGGGAGGAGAGGACCATCTGGCCGGGCAGGGTTGCCGGCCGCATCCGCGCCTCGTTGTAGGAGGCCGCCGCCGGGCGGTCGTAGATGAAACTCGTCGTGTGGACGATGTGCAGCCGCGTCACAGTCGCTCTCCCACCCAGTCGTCGTGTGCCCCCGTGGGGAAGTACCGCAACCGGACCGCATCACTCGCGCTCGAGCAGGCCCGCTGCACGTCCTCCATCTCGTCCGGAAGGTGCGCCAGGAGCTGCCCCACGGGGCGGAACTCCAGGCCCGAACGAACCCGACCGAGGATCCGCACCGCGCTCTCGTTGCTGGAGCGCTCGTTGCCCTCGCCGAGCTGCACGAGGCAGTCCTCGGCCTGCTTGAGGGCGAACACCACCGAGCGTGGGAACAGCGGGTCCAGCAGCAGGAACTCTGCGGCCAGTGCGTCGCTCGCGCTGCCCCGGTAGGCGCGCAGGAATGCCTCGTGGGCACCGCAGGAGCGCAGCAGCGTGGTCCAACTGGGGCCGGAGGATCCAGCAACGGCACGCGTGGCCACCAACCGGGCGGTCATGTCGGCCCGTTCGATGGAGCGCCCGAGCACGAGGAAGGTCCACACCTGGTCGCGCGCCGTGGCGGAGTCGGTGATCCCCGTGGCCATCGCCGACTTCTCCTGCACCCAGGAGAAGAAGTCCGGGCTGGTGCGGGA
Protein-coding regions in this window:
- a CDS encoding DUF3097 family protein; protein product: MPDLYGRDVLASTSPHEDPRVRTGSRAVTRDVEAAPGLVVEDVTSGYVGEVITVEKTNGGHVVVLEDRRGARRSFPLGPGFWIEGKPVRLVRPRPKSAPARPSRTASGSVAVHGARARVARASRIWVEGKHDAELVEKVWGDDLRLEGIVVELLQGADHLEEILTQFAPAPQRRAGVLLDHLVSGSKESRLAAQVLHGLGAAAQHVKVLGHPYVDVWQAVKPERVGLRAWPDVPRGTDIKVGSLAALGWPRRTQADIAQGWARILGSVRDYRDLSPALLGRVEELVDFVTIE
- a CDS encoding PhoH family protein encodes the protein MAQDPSSGGIPRAEATRVVQLGEDLDMRAFVGPRDEVMRAVERGFPTLEVHLRGSTVTLAGPDGEADLAANLMAELAAVARSGQPLTADAVDRAIGMLRDAGTVTPSRVLTTNILSSRGRTIRPKTVGQKDYVDAIDRSTVTFGIGPAGTGKTYLAMAKAVQALQAKQVSRILLTRPAVEAGERLGFLPGTLTDKIDPYLRPLYDALHDMLDPDSIPRLMASGTIEVAPLAYMRGRTLNDAFIVLDEAQNTSPEQMKMFLTRLGFGSTMVVTGDVTQVDLPGGTASGLRVVTDILADVDDIAFCRLTSADVVRHRLVGEIIDAYARWDSSTSEENGPGSRARGRDARYGNERRRQV
- the lepA gene encoding translation elongation factor 4, which encodes MPIPSPALAATIQPAATPPELLRNFCIIAHIDHGKSTLADRMLQLTGVVEQRAMRAQYLDRMDIERERGITIKSQAVRMPWQVGDKAYALNMIDTPGHVDFTYEVSRSLAACEGAVLLVDAAQGIEAQTLANLYLALENDLTIIPVLNKIDLPAAQPEKYAEELAGLIGGDPEDCLKVSGKTGAGVEALLDRIVGDFTPPVGDPDAPARAMIFDSVYDTYRGVVTYVRVVDGQLSPRERILMMSTGASHDLLEIGVSAPEPVPTKGLGVGEVGYLITGVKDVRQSRVGDTVTSSRQPAEHEIGGYRDPKPMVYSGLYPIDGSDYPVLRDALDKLKLNDAALVYEPETSAALGFGFRCGFLGLLHLEIVRERLEREFNLDLISTAPNVIYDVTMEDGTEHEVTNPSEYPAGKIREVREPMVRATILMPSEFIGAVMELCQNRRGNLLGMDYLSEERVEMRYELPLAEIVFDFFDQLKSRTRGYASLDYETTGDAVADLVKVDILLQGETVDAFSAIVHKDKAYAYGVAMAGKLKELIPRQQFEVPIQAAVGSRIIARETIRAIRKDVLAKCYGGDISRKRKLLEKQKEGKKRMKTIGRVDVPQEAFIAALSSDAGGGKESKDAK
- a CDS encoding septum formation family protein → MTRLPSTTVRILAVPAVCAVLAPCTTPEVRDESGEIVEGGDTSAFQLRIGDCYNDPTASSQDEAGELGSVPTVPCSEPHQYEVFAEQTRSETDFPGEAALATMAEDYCGAEWDAFIGVPYEESALYASYLYPSQESWTELDDRLITCVVYEPDTTHTESLRGAGY
- a CDS encoding maleylpyruvate isomerase family mycothiol-dependent enzyme codes for the protein MIMETSSLPAPWRPPGDDLDALELLQEQFARTVEVAGEAGLGAPIPWCGTWRVRDLVDHLARIHHWAAARARREREAPLGRGSLPLPTFYREQAAELAGTLRALDPDAPAWTLLDDDAAPAEPTGTVRFWHRRQKLETLIHLWDLRTALGLDLGPLGPAVDAETRAALWEDCVAEVTEVMHPRQLRLGRAPAPGVRITLVDPRRGPWVLTGAPRGAPEVRITADALDLSLLLWGRARLGQARFAVVGEASWITEAERVLTTHLTP
- the dnaJ gene encoding molecular chaperone DnaJ translates to MTDYYQSLGVSRDASTEEIKRAYRKLARKYHPDVMGDEGAEKFKEISVAHDVLSDPAKRQRYDSGGMDGGAGGAGAGFAFSDIFESFFGAAAGGGGGRGPIPRARRGQDALVPIELTLEEEAFGAHKEIPVDTAVVCSTCHGSCARPGTSPKPCTVCGGRGSVQRVARSFLGNVMTQQRCDACQGFGSTIPEPCPECSGEGRVRTRRTIDVDVPAGVEDGTRIKLVAQGEVGPGGGPAGDLYVEIHEKRHPIFTRRGDDLHCTSALPMTAAALGTTVTLDTLDGPQEVDIAPGTQGDAVITLRGKGMGRLRGHGRGDLHIHLDITVPTNLDERQTELLHELAQLRGEERPEARVAPVGAGMFSRLRDKFAGR
- a CDS encoding transglutaminase family protein; protein product: MTRLHIVHTTSFIYDRPAAASYNEARMRPATLPGQMVLSSRLSASPSTWSTEYRDYWGTQVTAFEVLRTHSELVVTSESTVDLQPRPDPGATGVAERVEWSTLTEPSIADRLAEFLANTEATAPSDELAALALECGGGRSPVEAALAVCEAVRSAVEYVPGVTGVHTRAAEAWAQRSGVCQDIAHLVLGALRSLGIPARYVSGYLHPLGHEAVAGETFLGESHAWIEFWCGEWYPWDPTNRCAVSDHHVVVARGREYNDVTPLRGVFAGGGQSQQSVQVALTLEA
- the hemW gene encoding radical SAM family heme chaperone HemW, whose translation is MSPALPDGEAAPRDGSLPPEVLGGAQERAFGVYLHVPFCAARCGYCDFNTYTATELGGGASAATYAEDALREIALARDVMHRAGLPAREVGTVFVGGGTPTMLPADDLVRMLAAVREAWGIAEAAEVTTEANPDSVSPASLARLREGGFTRVSFGVQSVVPEVLATLDRTHDPRRVPEVVAWAKEAGLAVSVDLIYGTPGESLAQWRASLEGALALEPDHISAYALTVEPGTALHRRVRRGELPAPTGDDEAAKYELADDLLAAGGYSWYEISNWARTPDDRCRHNLAYWRGEDWWGIGPGAHSHIGGVRWWNVKHPRAYAGRLARGESPAAGRELLDATARELERVLLGTRLAEGFPVAGLDAGSVAQLERDGLVTCHDARLHLTRRGRLLADAVVHALT
- a CDS encoding alpha-E domain-containing protein: MLSRIAESLFWVGRYIERADDTARILEVHLQLLLEDPWISEDLACRSLLAVMGAPPPPVGSAVTPQDVLSTLAYDRLNPGSIAGALDAARENARRARETISTELWECLNKTRNELPTAITSRTSPDFFSWVQEKSAMATGITDSATARDQVWTFLVLGRSIERADMTARLVATRAVAGSSGPSWTTLLRSCGAHEAFLRAYRGSASDALAAEFLLLDPLFPRSVVFALKQAEDCLVQLGEGNERSSNESAVRILGRVRSGLEFRPVGQLLAHLPDEMEDVQRACSSASDAVRLRYFPTGAHDDWVGERL
- the hrcA gene encoding heat-inducible transcriptional repressor HrcA, whose protein sequence is MSTDRRLDVLRAIVSDYVATREPVGSRSLVERHNLGVSPATIRNDMAALEDAGYIAQPHTSAGRIPTDTGYRLFVDHLASIKPLTAPERRAIESFLEQSVDLDDAVNRTVRLLAQLTHQVAVVQYPSLRRSALRHVELVPLGGERLLVVMITDSGRVEQRMVAAPATPGPSPVLDEVTVADLRARLNVAAAGLRMPTLRAALTRVAHQVEPSLVPVVDAVADVISETLMEEVEDRIVMAGTANLARSGVDFAQTISPVLEAIEEQVVIMRLLAEMAADGSDDDLQVAVRIGAETKHEGLAETSVVASPYGGETSSDALAFLGVLGPTRMDYPGAMAAVRAVARYLSHVVNS